In a single window of the Acyrthosiphon pisum isolate AL4f chromosome X, pea_aphid_22Mar2018_4r6ur, whole genome shotgun sequence genome:
- the LOC115033243 gene encoding zinc finger protein 271-like: MSFSESGSLTTHRRTHTGEKPFPCDVCEKSFSTSGNFTKHRRTHTGEKPFPCDVCEKSFSTSGHLTTHRRTHTGEKPFPCDVCEKSFSTSSGLTLHRRTHTGEKPFPCDVCEKSFSTSGHLTTHRRKHTGEKPYACDVCEMSFSESCNLTTHRRTHTGDKPFTCDVCEKSFSTSSGLTLHRRTHTGEKPFPCDVCEKSFSTSGYLTTHRRKHTGEKPYACDVCEKSFSESGSLTTHRRTHTGEKPFPCDVCEKSFSTSGNFTKHRRTHTGEKPFPCDVCEKSFSTSGHLTTHRRTHTGEKPFPCDVCEKSFSTSSGLTLHRRTHTGENPFPCDVCEKSFSTSGHLTTHRRTHTGEKPFPCDVCEKSFSTSGNFTKHRRTHTGEKPYACDVYATCRSLQLPI; the protein is encoded by the coding sequence ATGTCGTTCTCTGAAAGTGGCAGTTTGACAAcacatcgacgcacacacactggagaaaaaccgttccCGTGTGATGTATGTGAAAAGTCGTTCTCTACAAGTGGCAATTTTACGAAacatcgacgcacgcacactggagaaaaaccgttcccgtgtgatgtatgcgaaaagtcgtTCTCTACAAGTGGCCATTTGACAAcacatcgacgcacacacactggagaaaaaccgttccCGTGTGATGTTTGCGAGAAGTCGTTCTCTACAAGTAGCGGTTTGACATtacatcgacgcacacacactggagaaaaaccgttcccgtgtgatgtatgcgaaaagtcgtTCTCTACAAGTGGCCATTTGACAACACATCGACGCAAACatactggagaaaaaccgtacgcatGCGATGTTTGCGAGATGTCGTTCTCTGAAAGTTGCAATTTGACAACACATCGACGCACACATACTGGAGACAAACCATTCACGTGTGATGTTTGCGAGAAGTCGTTCTCTACAAGTAGCGGTTTGACATtacatcgacgcacacacactggagaaaaaccgttcccgtgtgatgtatgcgaaaagtcgtTCTCTACAAGTGGCTATTTGACAACACATCGACGCAAACatactggagaaaaaccgtacgcatGCGATGTTTGCGAGAAGTCGTTCTCTGAAAGTGGCAGTTTGACAAcacatcgacgcacacacactggagaaaaaccgttccCGTGTGATGTATGTGAAAAGTCGTTCTCTACAAGTGGCAATTTTACGAAacatcgacgcacgcacactggagaaaaaccgttcccgtgtgatgtatgcgaaaagtcgtTCTCTACAAGTGGCCATTTGACAAcacatcgacgcacacacactggagaaaaaccgttccCGTGTGATGTTTGCGAGAAGTCGTTCTCTACAAGTAGCGGTTTGACATtacatcgacgcacacacactggagAAAACCCGTTCCcgtgtgatgtatgcgaaaagtcgtTCTCTACAAGTGGCCATTTGACAAcacatcgacgcacacacactggagaaaaaccgttccCGTGTGATGTATGTGAAAAGTCGTTCTCTACAAGTGGCAATTTTACGAAacatcgacgcacgcacactggagaaaaaccgtacgcgtgcgaTGTATATGCGACATGTCGTTCTCTACAACTTCCAATTTGA